AAAGAacagtcctttaaaaattacaaagcagGAATATATATTTTGCTTAACATTAAGGTGTCTTTTCCACTCCTTATTTATGTATTGGCTATTTCTGAAACTATTTTTTCCACGCAAAATTCACTTTGATGTTTAAATAAATGTAGACAAATGCATTAGTCTGTCATTGCATAACACATTTACTGTTGACTATTTTAGTGTTGAAAGTTGTatttgtggggtggggagggtggcaggtCTGGGGAATGAGCTAGCTTCTCTCTCTACCTGGCCTAGTTTCGTAGTGAAGGTCCAAGGCTAAGATACGTCCAGTgtgattttttgtatgtttagagagtctaacaaaataaaattttcttgaaaaacaaatgtttaaatgtCCAGAACTAGGTCATTTTCATAGTCAcataaaatcatgaaaatataaataaaatcaagtaaaGTGAGTTTAGGGCTTTATATGGAACTGTAAAGATAAGTTAAAGAAATAGCTCATGTATTTTCTCATACATAGGGAAACTAGTATATACTACCATAGGCTTAGAAAAGAACACGTTTGCAACCTCTCACTTATGCAGCCAAACATGGGTCATACGACTACTTTTCATGTCCattagtatatatataaaatgcattgtCTCCAGAAAATTCAGTTTTCCTGAATAAGCCAAGTATGTTAGTCTGTAGTAGGTAGGAAATGATATAAAAAAGCCATTGTTTTATAAGTCATCATTAATGTGAGATAATTGTAGGTTGCTTATTACTATTGTAAAGTTCCCATAGAAATAGATGTTTTTATTTGCAGGGTGAGTGCAATCCAAAGAATGCTGATGCTGCTGTAATTTCACAATGGtcaagcaattttattttattaaatgaaaaacatgaatTCGCTGTTCAAAAATGCGTGACTCAAGGAAGTAGTGAACAGTAGTATGTAGTCACAATAAACATTactcaattattttttataaattgaaatcCAATTTACAGAAGAGCATGTATCAAAATTTagttataattaaataataacagGTATGTTATCAAGATGAGTAACATAAAGGTAAATGAAAGCAAAACAGTCctaatgtgaaataattttttattggaataaaataaatttggcataaatttgcataatataaaattcaacatttaaaagtttataagcTAGTGCCACTTAATGCATTCAAAATATTAtacaaccattaccactatctagttacaaaatattttcactacTCTGAAAGGAAACTCTTGTACCCATTAAGCGATTGCTATaccttctcccctcccttctggCCCTGGAAACGATCTGGTTTTTCCCTATGTGGATGAGTTTTAATATTCTGCaaattttacatacatttaattAAACAATACTCCTGACAGTTTTTATTTATCATAATGGTCTCAAGGCTCATCTATATTTAgaatgtatcaatacttcattctttttatgactgattaatattccattgaatgCATATAACACAATTGTTTATCAGTAGATGGGCAGTTGGATTATTTCtacctttggctattgtgaataatgctgctctgaacTTACATATGTTTCATAATGATAATTCTATGTGTAACTTAATGAGTGACTGTCAAACTCTTTTCATAATAGGTgtaatcattttacattcccagagGCAATGTAGGAAAGTACAAATCTCTCTACATTCTTGCCAgtagttttaattttcctttttatttgtttttattacagcCATCCCCGTGGTTACCAAGGGGTATCTCCTTACAGTTTTgattgtatttccctaatgacaaatggtattgaacatcttttcatgtgcttggtggccatttgtatgtcttcagtgagaaatgtctgttcaatttctttgcccacttttatatattttattataaattgacatattacattgtatatatacattgGGTACAAAGTTAGCTTATTATTTATGTAGCCATTGCTGAATAATTAAATcatgctaattaacatatccatcacttcaaatgctttttattttatgtggtgagaatatttgaaatgtagtgttttagcaattttgaaatatgcaatgcAGTATTATCAACAGTCACCATGCTATTCACTAGATCTCAGTAAAACTTCTCTCTAATTGAAACTGTACACTTTCACCAATATCTCTCCATTTTTTCCTTCCCCAGATTGGTAACTaccattctgctctctgcttctgagTTCCATTGTTTTAGATTCCATTAAATACATCATagagtatttgtctttctttgtctagtattttcttatttgcttagcataacgtcctcaagattcattcatgttgttggaaatgacagaatttccttctttttgaaggCTGAATAGGATCCcgttgtgtatacataccacattctctttatcctttcatctgttgatgtaaacaggttgtttccatatcttggctattgtgaattgtgctgcaataaacatgagatttcagatcctttggatatatacccagattTTAAATCcattggatatatatccagaagtgggattgccgGGTCATAGGGTAATTCTATCTCTTCTATCTTtaattttgaggaacctccatacagtTATTTTTTGTTATAATGGCTGTACAAATTGGCATTtacaccaacagtgtgaaagggttttcttttctccacatctttgccaacacttactatcttttgtcatttttatgaTAGTCTGACAGGTGTGGAGTGATATCGccttgtgtttttaatttgtatttccataaTAATTAATGATTTAGAACATTCTTTTTCACATACCTCCAggccatttgtcttttttttttttttttttgagaaatgtctgttcagatcctttgcctatatatttatatatattttgctattgagtttgaatttcttatctattttagatattaacccaTTATCAGATGCATGGATGCAAATATTCTCTCTTGATCTGTAGCTTGTCTCTTGACTCTGGTAATTGTTTCCTTTCACATAcgaaagttttttattttgatgcaatCCCActtgtatatttttgcttttattgcctgagCTTCCAGGGTCTTATCCAAGCAATCACTGCACAGAGCAACATCATCGagatttcccctatgttttcttccaggattctTATAGTTTCCGGTCTTACAGTTaagttttaatccattttgagctaGATTTTGCATATAGTATGAAACaggggtccaattttattcttctgcatatgaatgttAAGTTTTCCTAACACACgttgttgaagagactgttctttttcCATTGCGTGTTCAACTCTAGAATCTCTGCTCCATTAGTTGATTTGGTCCATTTTTTGTTAGTACCATGCTGCTTTCATTACCAAAGCTTTGTAATACAGTTCAGAATTTAGCAGTGTGATGCtctcagctttattcttttgctcaACGTTGCCTGAGCTATCCAGGATTTTTAATATGTAGTTCCATAGGCATTTGGGGATTTTTTGGTTATTTCTATAAAAAGTGACACCATAATTTTGATAGAAATCATATTAATTCTGTAGATAACTTTGGGTAGTATTaacactttaacaatattgattcttccagttcatgaatacagaatatttttcctttgtccatttttaaattggcttaTCTTTTGTTGTTGAATCTTAAGAGTccattatatattctatatactaTACTCTTACTAGATATatgactataattttttaaagttatggggttgtatttttattctttgataatgtcctttgatatacacaagtttgtttttaaaattttgataaagtccaatttatcaatgcTTTCtacttttgttgcttgtgtttttgttgtCATATCTCAGAAAACTGTCAGGAACTCAGCTGAGTTTGGAGAAGGAAAATTGTACTGCGAGGTGTTGGTGCAGCTAATTAAGGCAATAAGCCATAAATAAAAGAGTTAATCAGTTACTGCAATGGCATAAGCAAGAGTTTAAGACCTGAGAAAGCACCAACtcctcctgtttcttttctttcatggaaTTGGCACATTGGTCTAGCATCCAGTGGATCAGTAAAGACACGGAGATTATCTCACTTCTGAGGGAGTCCCGCAAAAATAGGCACTGGCAGTTTTATGGACATTGAGGTGTGCGTATACAGGGAGGGGAAATAAAAAGAGTGACGGTGATGTCTAGAAAATACTGAATAGTGGAGCAAATTACCCTCAAggtttcccctttctcttctcgTAGAGGGTCTTGGCATAGGCACCTGGAGAAAACCTCTGCTCTAAGACAAAGAGTTGTAGGAATAAAGGTGCCAAGTTAGAAATTGAAATAAAGTCATGGGTGGCTTAATGATAgaaatatattctgagaaatgtgtcgttatatgattttgttgttttgcaAAAAATCATACACTGTACTCACACAAACCCAGGTTGTATAACCTAAAATACACCCAGGCTATGTGGTACAGCCTCTTGCTTATAGCCTACAAATCTGTACACCGTGTAACTGTACTGAATTCTGTAGTCaactataacacaatggtaattatttctgtatctcaacatacctaaacatagaaaaggcacagtaagcatatggtataaaagattaaaaatggtatAACTGTACAGGACACTTACTAaaaaatggagcttgcaggagtGGAAGcagctctgggtgagtcagtgagtgaaaggtgagtgaatgtgaaggccctAATACATTACTATATAATAGTGCAAACTTTATAAACACTATATACTCAGACCAcactaaatttatacaaattatttttactacTTCAATAATTAAGTACCTTAGCTTACTGTACACTTTTAactttataatcttttaaatgttttaaacttcTTGACTCTTTTGTCATAACACTTAGCTTTAAACACACATTTTatagctatacaaaaatattttttaatatcctgAGTCTAtatgcttttttccatttttaatttttttttttactttttatgcaaaaatgaagacacacacattagcctagacTCACACAAGGtgaggatcatcaatatcactgtcttcaaCCCTGTCTTTTCCCACTAGGACATCTAGAGGGGCAATAACATATATGGAGCTGTCATCTTCTGTGAcaacaatgttttcttttgaaatcccTTCTGGAATCTTACTGTttactgtagtcaccctactgtgcattGAATgccctggaaacatacaacctcacAAGGCTGTGCAATTTGATTGTGTTCTCATATCgacttttgaatttttgttatttttctagtgATTATCCTTGGGATTAAAATTTAACTCCTAAATTTATAATAACCTAATTTGAATTAACGCCTACTACATCAATAGTACCTAAAAATTTTTAGACAGCTCTACTATCAACTTTTCTACTTTACAGATTGCATCCTTATAAATTGTgcacaaattaataaaaaattgtaagtattattttatgaatttgtatTTAAGTCAtataaaagagcaaaataatGAGGAGTTAGGAACCCCCAAAACAATAACTTTAGCTTTTATACCACCTGTTTATTTACCTATTTAGTTACTTTtactgtttggtttttgtttttaatttctttctatgGCTTCTAGTTGGTGTCTGGTTTGTCCTTTTATTTCATCCTAAAGCACTTTTTATATTGTTGATTGCAGGGCATGTTTGCTAGCGACAAACTCCTTCAACTTTTGTGAGTTTATTTCACCTTCAATTTTGAAGAATAGTTTTGCCAGATACACAATTCTTagtggatttatttttctcatgactTTAATATACATTCCACTACCTTCAGGCTTTCATAGTTTCTTATGAACAGTTAcctattaatattattaagaatACCTTTTATGTGCTAAACCACCTATTTCTTGCTACTATTAAGATTCAAAGTGCTTTCAACACTTTGATTGTAATATGTTGCACTGTCAGTCCCTTTGAATCTATCCTCTGTTGGGTTTATTAAGTTTCTTTGGATGTGTATATTCACATCTTTCAtcaaatttgtgaattttttgtcattatttccccaagtgttctttctttctctttctgtctcttcttctaGAACTCTCATTATTCTTATGCTGATAAGTCAAAGTCCTTGTCTAGTAACTCCAGTTTCTGGGCTTCCTCACAATAGTTtctatcaatttattttttatccttttctgaataaaacatattttcttgtgtctttgcatgacttttttttttttcatttaaagtttAGCTTTTTGAGTATTTTAATGAGGTTTCTTCAGAAATCATGTATTATTTCCTCTACAGGGTTTGCCTTATTGTCGTGGACcgtagttttgatttttttttctaaattgtttttaGATATTATTCTTTCCTAaatttacttttctaatttttttcttaaagaaaattctttgttatgTATGTTTATTAAAGTCTATTGTGTCATTTTGTCTGCCAGTGATTTTCCagagtgaaaattttaaaaaaaagaaagaaaataatcttctCATATTTTTTAACACTGACTCTGTTTTGGGATAGTCCTTAAACTATTAGCCAGGCAGTTTAAAAACTTCCtttagccttcacttcctgcttgtgTGGAGCCTAAAGCTCAGCCAGAGTTGAAATCTTAGGGTCTTATCACATCTTTTCCGAGCAATTTTGTAGACCTAGACGTGTATAGCTCTCAAAATTCTCTGAAGCCTTTCAAAgcttttattcatccatttatctccTTGCTTAGCCTCTTCTTTTTTGGGCTTTATTGGTCTATATGCTGTTTGacttgtctgttatttcctttccccATGCAACTGCAGTtaggatatttgcttttaaaCAGTTTCAACAAAGTCCTATCAGGAGACTACTCCAGCTCCAATTTCTGAGTGGATCCTTCATGGAACCACTGGATGAGTCAAAACACAACTACAATTCCTGCAGAACAAGGCTTATTTTGTTCCCTTGGTCACCAGGCAGCCACACCATGATGTGGGTCACCATCTTCATGGCTGCCACAGTGCTGGGCAATGGGCCTAGTAGGCAGATAAATTGAAACATGACAACAATCTCAACTAAAATCTAGATTCTAGTATTCTTAAAAATGTAGATTCCGATAGTTTTGTTATCTTAATTTTGTTGCTTTAATAGAGATACACAGTTTTAGAGTTTCCTACTGTACCAAAAAGTGATGTCTATCTATGACAggtattatataaataatagtaTCTATGTCATACAACATTGTCAACTCAAATGTATTTATCACAAGGAGCAATagagcaatatatatatatttgaggaaataaagaataaaaataaaaataagtgtacTTTTTACATAATAATTACAGTAAATAGATTCTACAAATTTTCTAAGTGGTCTTCATTTAACTTAATCCAAATAGTGAATATCTGTTGTCTGGGCCATGCAGGTAAAACAAATCAAATATCTggtctcttcttctctttctctctcttattctttcagtttttctctttttctctctcttaccctttctttccttctctctctctctttctgggtCTATGCATCTACATAGGATTTCTTCAGGAGGTTTTCATAATGTTAATCATATTAATAATGTTAATGTCTCTTAATgacattaatttttctataatataaagactttatttctttgaATCTTGACCTTATTTCCACTGTCATTGCCATGTTTCTCTATTGCTTCTGTTACCCATAAGCAGGAAGTAATATCTAAAGTATTGTTTATATTCAGGATAAAAACCTTTGTTACAAATACTTAAGATTCTCTGCAACCCATAGTTTGTCTTACCAAGTTGGTTCATTATTACTGATGCTAAGTTAAATCTTGGGTTATGATTCTGATGgttagaatgttttaaaattatggcaTTCATTTTGCAGCTAACAAGTATGTGAGACAAATTGTTGGCACAGTAACAGTATGAATACTGTTCTGAACAAATTTCCCCCCATTGAAAGTAAACTTATTTGGTGGTGTTTACACTAGTTTTTTCAGTTACTTTTTGATCTTAGCttatatctcattattttaatgcACTGGGTTAAAGTATTCCTCAGGGACAATTAAATAATTGTGTACTGTGTGTGGTAATATTATCTatttacagaaaagaaagttTCATTTGCTCTACCTTCAAGATTTAtggaaaaataccaaaattggAGATATGAaattatgtttacatatgtaaaaGAATTATGTACATATAATTTATTCCATATttgttatgtatatgtatatttatacacatatatgcatatatacacacatacatacttctatatatatatacacacacacacgtgtatatatacatacacatatttttgaatgtttcttagaaattaataattacttttatatttattcccAGTATAGGTTCCCTGAGTAACTTGAATGGACAAACACAATCTGACAGTAGTGAACGAATTCATTCTAATGGGAATCACGGACATCCCTGAACTGCAAGCTCCATTATTTGGGTTCCTCCTCATTGTATACATGTTGTCAGTGGTGGGTAACTTAGGCTTGATCATCCTCACAAAGATAGATTCTAGGCTTCAAACACCCATGTACTTTTTCCTAAGGCATCTGGCTTTCACTGATCTTGGTTATTCAACAGCAGTGGGAcccaaaatgctagcaaaccttGTTGTAGATCAACATATAATCTCCTATAATTGGTGTGCTACCCAACTCACTGTCTTCGGTATATTTATCACTAGTGAAATTTTCATTCTGTCAGCAATGGCCTATGACCGCTATGTGGCCATCTGTAACCCGCTGCTCTATACGATCATCATGTCACAAAGAGCATGTCAAGTTCTAGTGGCAATACCTTATCTCTACAGTGTCTTTTTGACTTTGCTGGCTGTCATAAAAATGTTTACCTCATCATTTTGTGGCTATAACATCATCAAGTATTTCTACTGTGATACTCGGCCATTGATATATTTGCTCTGCTCATACACAGAAGACATTAAATTGatcattttaatcttttcagCTTTTAATTTGATTTCATCTCTTCTGATAGTCCTTGTGTCTTACACTCTGATCCTTGTCACTGTCCTCAAGATGAATTCTGCAGAAGGCAGGTACAAGGCCTTCTCCACCTGTGGATCTCACCTGACAGTGATAACTGTATTTTACGGCACCCTCTTCTTTATGTATGTTCACCCCAAATCCAGTCGTTCACTTGATGTTGATAAAATGGCctctttattttatactttgataATACCTATGTTGAATCCAGTGATCTACAGTTTGAGGAACAAAGAGGTAAAAAATGCTCTATGTAGAACCTggaaaatatgtgcaaattatCTATTTAAAATTCATTGTAGGTTATGATAACAGTAAATGATGCGATAACAAATATATACACGAACCAATATTGCTTTACATTTGTACTGTTACCTCCATGTGACGAGCAAAAATCAGAGTGTGATAAGcacagaaatagataatttcATTAATTacctttaaataaaaatctatcaCTAACAGATGACTAATTCGTACTCATACTTTAACTATTAATCAATACTCAGTTTTAAGTTCAACTTAGGTGCCTTTCCTATGTGTTCTCACATAGAAACTTTCTTCATATCTAttccattaactttttaaaattaaagctagGGGCTGCatattttatcagtattttatctgaaatgcttTGTACACTGAAAGGCACGTGTATAAATAGATTCATGTGATCAGTAAACAGATATTGTCAAGTTAACCAACATTTCTCTCTGCATGAAGCTTATAGAAAACGGGTGGAATGACAAGTGAGTTATTTTGTATGGTTGACAATATTgagtaaaatgaatatattaggttggtgcaaaagtaattgtggtttttaccaTTACTTTAAATGAAGCAAGTAGCCAGGAcaacaattaattttttaattgagattttCAAGGGATTCCTCTGAGAAGACACTATTTAAGCAAACACTTGAAGAATTGAGTAAGCAGACTGTGTGAATATTTATGGGAAGGCTATTCAAGGGTGAGAGAACTATTACtataacagtttttaaataataatatgacTTTTGTTTTGAAAAGCAACAGTGAAGGGTGGTTggaccataaaataaaattaagaaataaaatacatattgaagATTCGTAACATAGAACTCAGCCAAGTAAAACTATACAGGCCTTTATAAATCTTGCATTTTATCTTGATAAATAAGCCACTGTAGGATTTTTAGCTAAAAGTGTTCTGATCTATCTTTGGGTAATGGATAGCTATGACTGTTGCACAAGTTAGAGATTGCAGAATACTAAGAATGGAAAATGGAGGGTTAATTATGTGGAGGATTAATTATGATACACTCAGAAGTGAACAGAGGCATTAGCCGGGATGGGAATGTTCAGGGGATAAGAAGTGTTCCAAAccttgaatggaaaaaaaaaatcttcatatcaATGTGAATGTAAGAGGCTTAAAGATTCATGattaagaaaaagaatggaaaacataTTTACAGAGCTCACctaaatatttcctgaatattATCTTCCGCTACCAAACAATACGGAGTAATTGAGAAGAGATTTTAACTTCCCatttagacaagagaaagaaaataaaagacaatatatGAAACGGTAGCTTTCACAACACAGGTGCCAGGCAACTAAGGAGAGTTCCccctgagaaacagaaaacaaagcagttgaTTCCTGTGatatcttctcttttctctctcatgAGAGTGAACAGACTGGACTGCAGGAAGGGCAAACCCAAGTGAAGCCCAGAATTCCTGAGTTTAAGAGACGGTTGAGAGTCTGCTGAGATAAAGGTAGCCAGGGGAGATTGCAGGATGGAGTACCAAAGATTATATATCTGCACAATGGACATTGTATCTCTGCAGAGAATCGTCCTTAATTATTCAAGAGATGACTGATCAGAACATACAAAAGGAAACCACACGTAACTGAAGAAACAATCATCCTAAAAATAAAGAGAGCAGTGTCCAGCACTCAAATAGAGGCAGGGATTATACCAATTTGTTACACACAGACTAGAAAAACTCATAATTCCTGAGGTTATGTGTACAGTATTCAAGATCCTACTCCAGTATAAGAAAATAATCAGTCTTAGACCAAGTACTGATCTGGACTCACCTGATTAATAATAAAAGTGATATCTAAAAGGATTAAATTGTTTTCAACTAATTGTATCCCACAACAAAGCTTAATAGTattcacaaaatacaaaattatccagctAACACCAAGGCACAATTGGTAATATGTGGGGTACGTTTAATAATTGTTAGGCATACAAAGAATCAGGAAATCATGATCCATAATGAATAGAATAACCAATCAATTGAAACTAACCAGGAACTGACATGGATGTTAGAATTATCAAACAAGAGCATTAAAAGTTTTGTGAGTACATGCTGTATTTTCAAAAAGGTAAGCAGGAGCACAGAGGACACTAAAAAAATTGAATTCCCACAGAGAGATGTACAGCGTAAAAGATGAAAAGTACATGGGATTGTATTCATAGCAGATTAAacattgtagaaaaaaaaaagtgaacttgtAGACATACCAATAGAAAATATCCCAAATGAAACACAgagaatcaaaatatttttttaaaaaacagagaacaATAAGCTGAACAACTTCAAGAAGCCAAATATACATG
This portion of the Macaca mulatta isolate MMU2019108-1 chromosome 14, T2T-MMU8v2.0, whole genome shotgun sequence genome encodes:
- the LOC706970 gene encoding olfactory receptor 8K3-like; translated protein: MDKHNLTVVNEFILMGITDIPELQAPLFGFLLIVYMLSVVGNLGLIILTKIDSRLQTPMYFFLRHLAFTDLGYSTAVGPKMLANLVVDQHIISYNWCATQLTVFGIFITSEIFILSAMAYDRYVAICNPLLYTIIMSQRACQVLVAIPYLYSVFLTLLAVIKMFTSSFCGYNIIKYFYCDTRPLIYLLCSYTEDIKLIILIFSAFNLISSLLIVLVSYTLILVTVLKMNSAEGRYKAFSTCGSHLTVITVFYGTLFFMYVHPKSSRSLDVDKMASLFYTLIIPMLNPVIYSLRNKEVKNALCRTWKICANYLFKIHCRL